From the Candidatus Dormiibacterota bacterium genome, one window contains:
- a CDS encoding high-potential iron-sulfur protein: MDHKMTRKEVLAGLVVMPALAGLLAAGTTAIAEAKGSQKQFKYQSMPKDGKQCSGCSLFIPGKTAAANGQCKVVAGVISPKGWCVAYTPKA, translated from the coding sequence ATGGATCATAAGATGACGCGCAAAGAGGTGCTCGCAGGCCTCGTGGTCATGCCGGCGCTCGCCGGGCTGCTCGCGGCCGGAACGACCGCTATCGCGGAAGCCAAGGGCTCGCAGAAGCAATTCAAATACCAGAGCATGCCGAAGGACGGCAAGCAGTGCTCGGGCTGCTCCCTCTTCATCCCGGGCAAGACTGCCGCCGCCAACGGGCAGTGCAAAGTCGTTGCCGGGGTCATCAGCCCCAAGGGCTGGTGCGTCGCGTACACGCCGAAGGCCTAA